A stretch of Ferribacterium limneticum DNA encodes these proteins:
- a CDS encoding TRAP transporter substrate-binding protein has translation MQRRDFLKKASIGAVAGAAATVAAPAVAQALPNIKWRLTSSFPKSLDTIYGGAEVLANRLRAMTGGKFDIRVFPGGEIVPGLQALDAVQQGTVECCHTCSYYYVGKDKTFGFGTSVPFGMTARQMNAWIYYGGGQKLLDEFYSNYNVLSFAGGNTGTQMGGWWRKEVKTVADLKGIKMRIAGLGGTVFSALGVVPQQIAGGDIYPALEKGTIDAAEWVGPYDDEKLGFYKVAKNYYYPGWWEPGPTIHFFVNKAEWAKLPKEYQEAFQAAAFEANVTMMAEYDHKNPAALAKLMQAGVKVKEFSSEILKATYKAATDMYVDEAGKNPAFKKIYVEYDKYRRTQSAWFSLAERRMDGFLQTGK, from the coding sequence ATGCAACGTCGTGATTTTCTGAAAAAGGCTTCCATCGGTGCCGTCGCCGGTGCCGCAGCGACCGTCGCCGCGCCGGCTGTCGCCCAGGCTCTGCCCAATATCAAGTGGCGCCTGACCTCCAGCTTCCCGAAGAGCCTGGACACCATTTACGGTGGTGCCGAAGTGCTGGCCAATCGCCTGCGTGCGATGACCGGCGGCAAGTTCGACATCCGCGTCTTCCCGGGCGGCGAGATCGTTCCCGGCCTGCAGGCGCTGGACGCCGTGCAGCAGGGTACCGTCGAGTGCTGCCACACCTGTTCGTACTACTACGTCGGCAAGGACAAGACCTTCGGCTTCGGCACCTCGGTTCCGTTCGGCATGACGGCTCGCCAGATGAACGCCTGGATCTACTACGGCGGCGGTCAGAAGTTGCTCGACGAGTTCTACAGCAACTACAACGTCCTGTCTTTTGCCGGCGGCAACACCGGCACCCAGATGGGCGGTTGGTGGCGCAAGGAAGTCAAGACCGTGGCTGACCTCAAGGGTATCAAGATGCGTATCGCCGGTCTCGGCGGCACCGTCTTCTCGGCGCTTGGCGTCGTGCCGCAGCAAATCGCCGGTGGCGACATCTACCCGGCGCTGGAAAAAGGCACCATCGATGCGGCCGAGTGGGTGGGCCCGTACGATGACGAAAAGCTCGGCTTCTACAAGGTTGCCAAGAATTATTACTACCCGGGTTGGTGGGAACCGGGCCCGACCATCCACTTCTTCGTCAACAAGGCCGAGTGGGCCAAGCTGCCGAAGGAATATCAGGAAGCTTTCCAGGCTGCCGCCTTCGAAGCCAACGTGACGATGATGGCCGAATACGACCACAAGAACCCCGCCGCACTGGCCAAGCTGATGCAGGCCGGCGTCAAGGTCAAGGAGTTTTCTTCGGAAATTCTCAAAGCCACCTACAAGGCGGCAACCGACATGTATGTCGACGAAGCCGGCAAGAACCCGGCCTTCAAGAAGATCTACGTCGAGTACGACAAATACCGTCGAACCCAGTCGGCCTGGTTCAGTCTGGCCGAACGACGGATGGATGGATTCTTGCAGACCGGTAAATAA
- a CDS encoding dienelactone hydrolase family protein → MLAKSIIRALGVLGLGFSLSALAQYDVPSFKADSAKLSDLSFASEPKELGLFSTIHNGLFKPVGMKDGVRYPGLVLLHNCGGIMPRQMRQWIEAGTQEGYVVLLIDGMRGNKSNCFPPTPISVGRRIKDAFDALAHLSALPFVDPKRIFAAGYSQGGFTASQVSSREVAEAFVPAGAPRFAGTVAFYSTCRWPAGKIPRVNVDIPIVRPDIDRPHLMLMGALDNETPSEWCDAVLPAMKAAGVPISTHVYADIGHCWDCIDIDGFSKTDFKGDRISYRYDAKLTEDSRRRMFEFFSSIR, encoded by the coding sequence ATGCTTGCGAAATCGATAATTCGAGCACTGGGTGTTCTCGGTCTGGGTTTTTCTTTATCTGCCCTGGCGCAGTACGATGTGCCTTCCTTCAAGGCTGACTCGGCAAAGCTTTCCGACCTGTCGTTTGCCAGTGAACCTAAAGAGCTCGGCTTGTTTTCAACAATCCACAACGGTCTGTTCAAACCGGTGGGCATGAAAGATGGGGTTCGCTACCCAGGCCTGGTTCTACTGCATAACTGCGGCGGCATCATGCCTCGGCAAATGCGCCAGTGGATCGAGGCCGGCACTCAGGAAGGCTACGTTGTCCTGCTGATCGATGGCATGCGCGGGAACAAGAGCAATTGCTTTCCGCCAACGCCGATTTCGGTAGGTCGGCGCATCAAGGATGCCTTTGATGCACTGGCCCACCTGTCGGCTTTGCCCTTTGTTGACCCGAAACGAATCTTTGCAGCGGGTTATTCCCAAGGGGGATTCACGGCATCGCAGGTCAGCAGTCGCGAGGTGGCCGAGGCATTCGTGCCGGCCGGGGCGCCCCGCTTTGCCGGAACAGTCGCGTTTTACAGCACCTGCCGTTGGCCTGCTGGAAAAATTCCGCGAGTCAATGTCGATATCCCCATCGTGCGGCCGGATATCGATCGTCCGCATTTGATGCTGATGGGGGCGCTCGACAATGAAACACCCAGCGAGTGGTGTGACGCTGTCCTGCCCGCCATGAAGGCCGCGGGTGTCCCGATCTCTACACACGTCTATGCCGACATCGGTCACTGCTGGGATTGCATCGATATCGATGGTTTCAGCAAGACGGACTTCAAGGGTGATCGCATCAGCTATCGTTACGATGCCAAATTGACAGAAGATTCACGGCGCCGGATGTTCGAGTTTTTCAGCAGTATTCGCTAG
- a CDS encoding Dps family protein gives MDIGITKKDREKIAEGLSHLLADSFTLYLKTHNFHWNVTGPMFNTLHVMFMDQYTELWNALDLIAERIRALGVAAPGTYSEFAKLTVIKESEGKVSAEDMIKQLVAGQEAVTKTARGIFAIVDKAGDEPTADLLTQRMQIHEKNAWMLRSLLEN, from the coding sequence ATGGACATCGGAATCACCAAGAAAGATCGCGAAAAGATCGCCGAAGGACTCTCCCACCTGCTGGCCGACTCGTTCACCCTTTACCTGAAAACGCACAATTTCCACTGGAACGTCACCGGCCCGATGTTCAACACCTTGCACGTGATGTTCATGGACCAGTACACCGAACTGTGGAATGCCCTGGACCTGATCGCCGAGCGCATCCGCGCCCTGGGCGTTGCCGCCCCCGGCACCTACAGCGAGTTCGCCAAGCTCACGGTGATCAAGGAAAGCGAAGGCAAGGTCAGCGCCGAGGACATGATCAAGCAACTGGTCGCCGGCCAGGAAGCCGTCACCAAGACGGCCCGCGGCATTTTCGCGATTGTTGACAAAGCCGGCGACGAACCGACCGCCGATCTGCTGACCCAGCGCATGCAGATTCACGAGAAAAATGCCTGGATGTTGCGCAGCCTGCTGGAAAACTGA
- a CDS encoding TRAP transporter large permease, giving the protein MAEFMIANMAPLMFGALVLFLLFGYPVAFALAANGIVFGLIGIELGLLTPALFQALPERIFGIMANDTLLAIPFFTFMGLILERSGMAEDLLDTIGQLFGPMRGGLAYAVIFVGALLAATTGVVAASVISMGLISLPIMLRYGYDKRLASGVIAASGTLAQIIPPSLVLIIMADQLGKSVGDMYEGAMVPGLVLTTLYVGYVAILSVLKPNACPALPPEARSLRGLKLMLRVLTTLVPPLVLIFLVLGTIFLGIATPTEGGAMGAAGALILALARKRITMKLLKQAMETTGKLSSFVVFILVGSTVFGLVFRGVNGDLWVEHLLLGLPGGQVGFLIVVNILVFVLAFFLDFFELSFIIVPLLAPVADKLGIDLVWFGVLLAVNMQTSFMHPPFGFALFYLRSVAPSSVKTTDIYWGAIPFVCIQIIMVALIIIFPNIVSYGDEAQKEQQRLEKEGKAPAAVDLDSLMKPSEEEPDAQKDGAEEDKGSAELLKSLQSNDK; this is encoded by the coding sequence ATGGCGGAGTTCATGATTGCCAATATGGCACCGCTGATGTTCGGTGCCCTCGTCCTGTTCCTGCTCTTCGGCTACCCGGTCGCCTTTGCCCTGGCGGCCAACGGCATCGTTTTCGGCCTGATCGGCATCGAACTCGGCCTGCTGACCCCGGCGCTGTTCCAGGCACTACCCGAGCGCATCTTCGGCATCATGGCCAACGACACGCTGCTGGCCATTCCCTTCTTCACCTTCATGGGGCTGATACTTGAACGATCCGGCATGGCCGAGGACTTGCTCGACACCATCGGCCAGCTGTTTGGCCCGATGCGCGGCGGCCTCGCCTACGCGGTGATCTTCGTTGGCGCGCTCCTCGCGGCAACGACCGGCGTGGTGGCTGCCTCGGTGATCTCGATGGGTCTGATCTCGCTGCCCATCATGCTGCGCTACGGCTACGACAAGCGGCTCGCCTCGGGTGTCATCGCCGCCTCCGGCACGCTGGCCCAGATTATCCCGCCGTCGCTGGTACTGATCATCATGGCCGACCAGCTCGGCAAGTCGGTTGGCGACATGTACGAAGGCGCCATGGTTCCGGGCCTGGTGCTGACCACGCTGTATGTCGGCTACGTGGCCATCCTGAGCGTCCTCAAGCCCAACGCCTGCCCGGCCCTGCCGCCGGAAGCCCGCTCGCTGCGCGGCCTCAAGCTGATGCTGCGCGTGCTGACCACGCTGGTGCCGCCGCTGGTCCTGATCTTCCTCGTTCTCGGCACCATCTTCCTCGGCATTGCAACGCCGACCGAAGGCGGCGCCATGGGTGCAGCCGGCGCACTGATCCTCGCCCTGGCCCGCAAGCGGATCACCATGAAGCTGCTCAAGCAGGCCATGGAAACCACCGGCAAGCTGTCGTCCTTCGTGGTCTTCATTCTGGTCGGCTCGACTGTGTTCGGCCTGGTCTTCCGTGGCGTCAATGGCGACCTGTGGGTCGAGCACCTCCTGCTCGGCCTGCCCGGCGGCCAGGTCGGCTTCCTGATCGTGGTCAACATCCTGGTTTTCGTGCTGGCCTTCTTCCTCGACTTCTTCGAACTGTCCTTCATCATCGTGCCGCTGCTCGCACCAGTGGCGGACAAGCTGGGCATCGATCTGGTCTGGTTCGGCGTGCTGCTCGCGGTCAACATGCAGACCTCGTTCATGCACCCGCCCTTCGGCTTTGCGCTGTTCTACCTGCGCTCGGTCGCGCCCAGCTCGGTGAAGACGACGGATATTTACTGGGGTGCCATTCCCTTCGTCTGTATCCAGATCATCATGGTCGCGCTGATCATCATCTTCCCGAACATCGTCAGCTACGGCGACGAGGCGCAGAAGGAACAGCAGCGCCTGGAGAAGGAAGGCAAGGCGCCGGCTGCGGTCGACCTCGACTCGCTGATGAAACCGAGCGAAGAGGAACCGGATGCGCAGAAGGATGGCGCTGAAGAAGACAAGGGCTCGGCAGAGTTGCTGAAGAGCCTGCAAAGCAACGACAAGTAA
- a CDS encoding TRAP transporter small permease subunit, translated as MTLLLKLSQLIDWLNERVAKGAFWLVLLMTIVSSANAVVRFVFDYSSNGLLEIQWYLFAAVFLLCSPYTLQRNEHVRIDVLSGKLSPRGLAVIDIIGTLFFLLPMVILVLWLSLPLIAESIKINEMSANAGGLLRWPVKILLPIAFTLLALQGVSELFKRFAFLAGMIDDPNDKKKGPTAEEELAAAIAAAKAQEAK; from the coding sequence GTGACCCTTCTGCTCAAGCTCTCGCAGCTGATCGACTGGCTCAACGAGCGTGTTGCCAAGGGCGCATTCTGGCTGGTATTGCTGATGACTATCGTCAGCTCTGCCAATGCCGTTGTGCGCTTCGTGTTTGACTATAGTTCAAATGGCCTGCTGGAAATTCAGTGGTATCTGTTTGCCGCCGTATTTCTGCTGTGCTCCCCTTATACGCTGCAACGCAACGAACATGTCCGGATCGACGTACTGTCCGGCAAGCTGTCGCCGCGCGGCCTCGCCGTGATCGACATCATCGGCACCCTGTTCTTCCTGTTGCCCATGGTCATTCTGGTTCTCTGGCTATCGCTGCCGCTGATCGCCGAGTCGATCAAGATCAACGAGATGTCAGCCAATGCCGGCGGCCTGCTCCGCTGGCCGGTCAAGATCCTGCTGCCGATCGCCTTCACGCTGCTCGCCCTGCAAGGTGTTTCGGAACTGTTCAAGCGCTTCGCCTTCCTGGCCGGAATGATTGACGACCCGAACGACAAGAAGAAAGGCCCGACGGCCGAAGAAGAACTGGCTGCAGCGATTGCCGCCGCCAAAGCACAGGAGGCCAAATAA
- a CDS encoding histidine phosphatase family protein: MRPIYSEGHSSKMVEIPTSQPTRICLVRHGETEWNAERRIQGQIDIGLNDTGKRQAVAAGRWLRSAGIVALYSSDLKRAWTTAQSIGTELGLAPTPVPEMRERRYGVFEGLTYDEAKANHPDGYAAFEGRNAEYDFENGESLRAMFDRVTGKLKELAARHAGETIAIVLHGGVLDIINRFVRGNSLETPRDFLIPNAGINWIATVDGQWTLKTWGETDHLEPGALDELPA, encoded by the coding sequence GTGCGCCCAATTTACAGCGAAGGTCATAGTTCGAAAATGGTGGAAATCCCTACAAGCCAGCCAACGCGCATCTGCCTGGTGCGCCATGGCGAAACAGAGTGGAACGCGGAGCGGCGCATCCAGGGCCAGATCGACATCGGTCTTAACGACACCGGCAAGCGCCAGGCCGTTGCCGCCGGTCGCTGGCTCAGATCTGCCGGTATTGTCGCGCTCTACAGCAGCGATCTCAAGCGGGCATGGACCACGGCACAATCGATTGGTACCGAACTCGGCCTGGCGCCGACGCCCGTGCCCGAGATGCGCGAACGCCGCTATGGCGTGTTCGAAGGGCTGACCTACGACGAAGCGAAGGCGAATCACCCGGATGGCTACGCTGCCTTCGAGGGGCGCAACGCCGAGTACGATTTCGAGAACGGCGAGAGCCTGCGTGCCATGTTCGATCGCGTTACCGGCAAGCTCAAGGAACTGGCGGCGCGGCACGCCGGGGAAACCATCGCCATTGTGTTGCACGGTGGCGTACTAGACATCATCAACCGCTTCGTGCGTGGCAACTCGCTCGAAACACCGCGCGATTTCCTGATTCCCAACGCCGGTATCAACTGGATAGCCACGGTCGACGGCCAGTGGACCCTCAAAACCTGGGGTGAAACCGATCATCTGGAACCCGGCGCCCTTGATGAGCTTCCGGCGTGA
- the glyA gene encoding serine hydroxymethyltransferase, whose protein sequence is MFSAKDTLAKVDPELWKAIEAENQRQEDHIELIASENYVSKAVMEAQGSQLTNKYAEGYPGKRYYGGCEFVDIAEQIAIDRLKKLFGAEAANVQPNSGSQANQAVLMAFAKPGDTIMGMSLAEGGHLTHGMALNMSGKWFNVVSYGLNEKEEIDYPRMEALAREHKPKIIVAGASAYALRIDWERFAKIAKEVGAIFWVDMAHYAGLIAAGFYPNPVPFADVVTSTTHKTLRGPRGGVILMKAEHEKALNSAIFPGLQGGPLEHVIAAKAVAFKEAATPEFKNYQEQVINNARVMARVLGEERGLRVVSGRTESHVFLLDLRAKNITGKEAEAALGRAHITVNKNGIPNDPQKPFVTSGIRIGSPAMTTRGFTEIEAETIAHLIADVLDAPNDEAVAATVRDKVSALCKKFPVYGA, encoded by the coding sequence ATGTTTTCCGCGAAAGACACCCTGGCAAAAGTTGACCCCGAACTCTGGAAGGCGATCGAAGCCGAAAACCAGCGTCAGGAAGACCACATCGAACTGATCGCGTCCGAAAACTACGTGAGCAAGGCCGTCATGGAAGCCCAGGGCTCCCAGCTCACCAACAAGTACGCCGAAGGTTACCCGGGCAAGCGCTACTACGGCGGCTGCGAATTCGTCGACATCGCCGAGCAGATCGCCATCGATCGCCTGAAGAAGCTGTTTGGCGCCGAAGCTGCCAACGTTCAGCCGAACTCCGGTTCGCAGGCCAATCAGGCCGTGCTCATGGCTTTTGCCAAGCCGGGTGACACCATCATGGGCATGAGCCTGGCCGAAGGCGGCCATCTGACCCACGGCATGGCGCTCAACATGTCCGGAAAGTGGTTCAACGTCGTTTCCTACGGCCTGAACGAGAAGGAAGAGATCGACTATCCGCGCATGGAAGCGCTGGCTCGCGAGCATAAGCCGAAGATCATCGTCGCTGGTGCCTCGGCCTACGCCCTGCGTATCGACTGGGAACGCTTCGCCAAGATTGCCAAGGAAGTCGGCGCCATTTTCTGGGTCGACATGGCCCACTACGCCGGCCTGATCGCCGCAGGTTTCTACCCGAACCCGGTGCCCTTCGCCGATGTCGTGACCTCGACCACGCACAAGACCCTGCGCGGCCCGCGCGGCGGCGTCATCCTGATGAAGGCCGAGCACGAAAAGGCCCTCAATTCCGCCATCTTCCCCGGCCTGCAAGGCGGCCCGCTCGAGCATGTCATCGCCGCCAAGGCTGTTGCCTTCAAGGAAGCCGCGACGCCGGAATTCAAGAACTACCAGGAACAGGTCATCAACAACGCCCGCGTCATGGCCCGCGTACTCGGCGAAGAACGCGGCCTGCGCGTGGTTTCCGGCCGCACCGAGAGCCACGTCTTCCTGCTCGACCTGCGCGCCAAGAACATCACTGGCAAGGAAGCCGAGGCAGCACTGGGTCGTGCCCACATCACGGTCAACAAGAATGGCATTCCGAACGATCCGCAGAAGCCCTTCGTCACTTCCGGCATCCGTATCGGTTCGCCGGCCATGACGACCCGCGGTTTCACCGAGATCGAAGCCGAGACGATTGCCCACCTGATCGCCGATGTGCTCGACGCACCGAACGACGAAGCTGTCGCCGCGACGGTGCGCGATAAGGTTTCGGCCCTGTGCAAGAAGTTCCCGGTCTATGGCGCCTGA
- the nrdR gene encoding transcriptional regulator NrdR: MKCPFCGAEDTAVADTRLNDDADVVRRRRKCNACDKRFTTYERAEIQLPQVVKKNGLRTEFSRGKLRASLELALRKRPVSIESVDAAVADIEERLLAAGEREVSTQQLGELVMRELKKLDKVAYIRFASVYRNFEDVDAFSKAIREVSPAAKKK, from the coding sequence ATGAAATGTCCTTTCTGCGGTGCCGAGGATACGGCGGTTGCCGATACCCGTCTGAACGATGACGCCGATGTCGTTCGGCGCCGCCGGAAGTGCAATGCCTGCGACAAGCGTTTCACAACCTACGAGCGGGCTGAAATCCAGCTGCCGCAAGTGGTCAAGAAAAATGGCCTGCGTACCGAGTTCAGTCGCGGCAAGCTGCGCGCCAGTCTGGAGCTGGCCCTGCGCAAGCGTCCGGTGTCCATCGAGTCGGTCGATGCTGCTGTCGCCGATATCGAGGAAAGATTGCTGGCCGCCGGTGAGCGCGAAGTGAGCACGCAGCAACTCGGCGAGCTGGTCATGCGCGAGCTGAAGAAGCTCGACAAGGTGGCGTATATCCGCTTCGCCTCGGTTTACCGTAATTTCGAAGACGTGGATGCCTTCTCCAAGGCCATCCGCGAAGTTTCCCCCGCCGCCAAGAAAAAATGA
- the ribD gene encoding bifunctional diaminohydroxyphosphoribosylaminopyrimidine deaminase/5-amino-6-(5-phosphoribosylamino)uracil reductase RibD produces the protein MSFTAVDHGMMARALRLAERGLWTTSPNPRVGCVLLRAGEVVGEGWHEKAGEPHAEVHALRAAGEKAKGATAYVTLEPCSHHGRTPPCAEALIAAGVSRVVAAMTDPNPLVSGKGLALLQAAGIETASGLLESEARELNIGFVSRMTRGRPWLRLKVAASLDGKTALNNGVSQWITGPDARRDGHAWRARACAILTGIGTVRDDDPQLSVRDVATIRQPQRVVVDSKFETPLGAKILQGGPVLIAGAVANAERIAALRSAGAEVLILPNPSGKVDLQALLEMLAQRGINEVHAEAGFKLNGSLLRENLVDELLLYLAPCLIGHEASGLFNLPALTTLDDKRCLQIRDLRQVGADIRLIARFR, from the coding sequence ATGAGCTTTACCGCCGTCGATCACGGCATGATGGCGCGCGCCCTGCGGTTGGCCGAGCGTGGGCTATGGACCACATCGCCGAATCCCCGTGTTGGTTGTGTGCTGCTCCGCGCAGGTGAAGTCGTTGGCGAAGGCTGGCACGAGAAGGCCGGCGAACCGCATGCCGAAGTTCATGCGCTGCGCGCTGCCGGCGAAAAAGCCAAGGGTGCCACGGCGTATGTGACGCTGGAGCCGTGCAGCCATCATGGTCGCACGCCGCCTTGCGCCGAGGCGCTGATCGCCGCTGGCGTTTCCCGGGTCGTGGCGGCAATGACCGATCCCAATCCGCTGGTTTCCGGCAAAGGCCTGGCCTTGCTGCAGGCCGCCGGTATCGAAACAGCCAGTGGCTTGCTCGAAAGCGAAGCGCGTGAACTGAATATCGGTTTCGTTTCACGAATGACCCGTGGCCGCCCGTGGCTGCGCCTGAAAGTCGCGGCCAGTCTGGACGGCAAGACGGCCTTGAATAATGGGGTCAGCCAGTGGATTACCGGCCCCGATGCCCGGCGCGATGGCCATGCCTGGCGGGCTCGCGCCTGTGCGATCCTGACGGGGATTGGCACCGTGCGTGATGATGATCCGCAACTGTCGGTACGCGATGTGGCGACGATCCGGCAACCGCAGCGAGTGGTTGTCGATAGCAAGTTTGAGACGCCGCTCGGCGCGAAGATTCTTCAGGGCGGGCCGGTGCTGATTGCCGGGGCGGTGGCCAATGCTGAAAGAATTGCAGCATTGCGCTCGGCCGGCGCGGAGGTGCTGATTCTGCCCAATCCATCGGGCAAGGTGGATTTGCAGGCGCTGCTAGAAATGCTGGCGCAGCGCGGCATCAATGAAGTGCATGCCGAAGCCGGCTTCAAGCTGAATGGCTCTCTGTTGCGCGAAAATCTGGTCGATGAACTACTGCTTTACTTGGCGCCCTGCCTGATTGGCCATGAAGCGAGTGGCCTGTTCAATCTGCCGGCGCTGACTACCCTAGACGACAAGCGCTGCTTGCAGATTCGCGATCTTCGCCAGGTTGGTGCAGATATTCGCCTGATCGCACGTTTCCGCTAG
- a CDS encoding HesA/MoeB/ThiF family protein, with translation MTDDQLLRYSRHILLDALGIEGQARILGSHALVIGAGGLGSPAALYLASAGIGKITLVDDDTVDFTNLQRQILHTQARVGLPKAESGRQALSAINPEIEIVPLQQRLSGAALDALVSSADIVLDCTDNFATRHAINRACVHHRKPLVSGAAVRFDGQISVYDLRRDDSPCYHCLFPEGEDVEEVRCAVMGVFAPLTGIIGTMQAAEALKLAAGIGEALTGRLLLLDALSMEWRSVRFKKDSDCAVCGPSGNVRSGEYLHQPGEDRESASSACRLG, from the coding sequence ATGACTGACGACCAGCTTCTCCGCTATAGCCGGCATATTCTGCTGGACGCCCTGGGCATCGAAGGCCAGGCGCGAATTCTCGGATCACATGCGCTGGTCATCGGCGCCGGCGGCCTGGGTTCTCCCGCTGCGCTTTATCTCGCCTCGGCGGGGATAGGCAAAATCACCCTCGTCGATGACGACACCGTTGATTTCACCAACCTGCAGCGGCAAATCCTGCACACGCAGGCTCGCGTTGGTTTGCCCAAGGCGGAATCCGGCAGGCAGGCGCTAAGCGCCATCAACCCCGAGATAGAAATCGTCCCGCTCCAGCAACGTCTTTCCGGTGCTGCGCTTGACGCACTGGTGAGCAGCGCCGATATCGTGCTCGACTGCACCGACAATTTTGCAACGCGTCACGCCATCAATCGCGCCTGCGTTCATCATAGAAAGCCGCTGGTATCCGGTGCTGCCGTCCGTTTCGATGGCCAGATCAGCGTCTACGACCTGCGCCGGGATGATTCGCCGTGCTACCACTGCCTGTTTCCGGAAGGGGAGGATGTCGAGGAAGTGCGCTGTGCGGTAATGGGCGTTTTCGCCCCGCTGACCGGCATCATCGGTACCATGCAGGCAGCCGAGGCGCTGAAACTGGCGGCGGGGATTGGTGAAGCGCTGACGGGGCGGCTGCTCCTGCTGGATGCGCTGAGCATGGAATGGCGCAGCGTCCGTTTCAAGAAAGACAGCGACTGCGCAGTTTGCGGACCTAGCGGAAACGTGCGATCAGGCGAATATCTGCACCAACCTGGCGAAGATCGCGAATCTGCAAGCAGCGCTTGTCGTCTAGGGTAG
- a CDS encoding S41 family peptidase gives MSKTKTISLTVGAFVAGALISLNFPALADKEAKPGLPIEELRTFAEVYSAIKQGYVEPVEDKKMITNAISGMLANLDPHSAYLDVDAFKDLQVGTQGEFGGLGIEVGMEDGLVKVVSPIEDTPAYRAGVKSGDLIFKLDDTMVKGLTLSEAVKKMRGKPKTPIKLSIIRKGETKPIELTLVREVIKVQSVKSKLIEPGYGWVRITQFQENTIAELAKHVTGLYKDGNKLQGLVLDLRNDPGGLLNGAIGVSAAFLPPDVKVVSTDGRTEDAKQEFRARTQDYLRGTKEDPLKAMPIEAKKVPMVVLVNGGSASASEIVAGALQDHKRAVIVGTQTFGKGSVQSVLPLPGNTAIKLTTARYYTPEGRSIQAKGITPDIVVEESLNGNAAASMRLREADLDRHLSNDRDKEAPKADTKPQAKTPAKSGKDKNGKEEAEDELPQRLEYASKSDYQFQQAINLLKGLQIMQNKTQ, from the coding sequence ATGAGCAAAACGAAAACCATTAGCTTGACCGTAGGCGCATTCGTCGCCGGCGCACTGATCAGCCTGAACTTCCCGGCACTCGCCGACAAGGAAGCGAAGCCCGGACTGCCGATCGAGGAGCTGCGCACCTTCGCAGAGGTCTATAGCGCCATCAAACAGGGCTATGTCGAGCCGGTCGAAGACAAGAAAATGATCACCAATGCCATCTCCGGCATGCTGGCCAACCTTGATCCACACTCGGCCTATCTTGATGTCGATGCCTTCAAGGATCTGCAGGTCGGCACACAGGGCGAATTTGGCGGCTTGGGCATTGAAGTCGGCATGGAAGACGGCCTGGTCAAGGTCGTTTCGCCCATCGAGGACACGCCAGCCTATCGCGCTGGCGTCAAATCAGGCGATCTGATCTTCAAGCTCGATGACACGATGGTCAAGGGCCTGACGCTATCCGAAGCCGTCAAGAAAATGCGCGGCAAGCCGAAGACGCCGATCAAGCTGTCGATCATCCGCAAGGGTGAAACAAAACCGATCGAACTGACCCTGGTCCGCGAAGTAATCAAGGTCCAGAGTGTCAAATCCAAACTGATCGAACCAGGTTATGGCTGGGTTCGAATCACCCAGTTCCAGGAAAACACCATCGCCGAACTGGCCAAGCACGTGACTGGCCTCTACAAGGATGGCAACAAGCTGCAAGGCCTGGTCCTCGACCTGCGTAACGATCCGGGCGGCCTGCTCAATGGCGCCATCGGCGTTTCCGCCGCCTTCCTGCCGCCCGACGTCAAGGTAGTTTCGACCGACGGCCGCACCGAGGATGCCAAGCAGGAATTCAGGGCCCGCACTCAGGATTACCTGCGCGGCACCAAGGAAGACCCGCTGAAAGCCATGCCGATTGAAGCCAAGAAGGTGCCGATGGTCGTGCTGGTCAATGGTGGCTCGGCCTCGGCATCCGAAATCGTCGCCGGCGCACTGCAGGATCACAAACGTGCCGTCATCGTCGGCACCCAGACCTTCGGCAAAGGCTCCGTGCAATCCGTACTGCCCCTGCCTGGTAACACCGCAATCAAGCTGACCACGGCCCGCTACTACACACCGGAAGGTCGCTCGATCCAGGCCAAGGGCATCACGCCGGACATCGTCGTCGAGGAAAGCCTGAACGGCAACGCCGCGGCGTCAATGCGCCTGCGCGAGGCCGATCTTGACCGCCATCTGAGCAACGACCGCGACAAGGAAGCTCCCAAGGCCGATACCAAGCCGCAAGCCAAGACACCGGCCAAATCCGGCAAGGACAAGAATGGCAAGGAAGAGGCGGAGGACGAACTGCCGCAACGACTGGAATATGCCAGCAAGAGCGACTACCAGTTCCAGCAGGCGATAAACCTGCTCAAGGGTCTGCAGATCATGCAGAATAAAACCCAATAG